A genomic window from Nicotiana sylvestris chromosome 11, ASM39365v2, whole genome shotgun sequence includes:
- the LOC138882204 gene encoding alpha carbonic anhydrase 7-like: protein METLTRTNKILFFSFLFLTSALLARSHEVDDESEFTYDEESEKGPSHWGEIHSEWSMCNSGKLQSPIDLLNERVEIVSHLGRLHRSYKPSNSTLLNRGHDMMLRWEGGAGHIKINGTQYQLNQAHWHSPSEHTINGRRFDLEVHLVHESNDGKTAVVGIMYKIGRADSFLSMIEDDLKALAHTKGVERNIGVIDPKQVKLGSRKYYRYIGSLTVPPCTQDVVWTIVRKVRTVTREQMKLIREAVHDESETNSRPVQAANKRSIRLYRPNDPKE from the exons atggaaacgCTTACAAGAACCAACAAAatcttgttcttttcttttcttttcctcacAAGTGCACTGCTTGCAAGATCTCATGAAGTTG ATGATGAAAGTGAGTTTACTTACGATGAAGAAAGTGAGAAGGGGCCATCTCATTGGGGTGAAATTCACTCAGAATGGAGCATGTGTAATTCAGGAAAATTGCAATCTCCAATTGATCTTTTGAATGAGAGGGTTGAAATTGTATCTCATTTGGGAAGACTTCATAGAAGCTACAAACCATCCAATTCTACTCTTTTGAATAGAGGACATGATATGATG TTAAGATGGGAAGGTGGAGCTGGACATATTAAGATAAATGGAACTCAATATCAACTCAATCAGGCTCATTGGCACTCACCTTCTGAACATACTATCAATGGAAGAAG GTTCGATTTGGAAGTTCATTTGGTCCATGAAAGCAATGATGGAAAGACTGCAGTGGTTGGAATTATGTACAAGATTGGAAGAGCTGATTCCTTCttgtctatg ATCGAGGATGATTTAAAGGCTCTAGCACATACAAAAGGTGTGGAAAGAAATATTGGAGTTATTGATCCAAAACAAGTGAAGTTAGGTAGCAGAAAATATTACAGATATATTGGCTCCTTGACTGTTCCTCCTTGCACTCAAGATGTTGTCTGGACTATTGTAAGAAAG GTGAGGACTGTTACAAGAGAGCAAATGAAACTAATTCGCGAGGCTGTTCATGAC gaATCTGAAACTAATTCAAGACCAGTCCAAGCAGCAAATAAACGATCGATCCGACTCTATCGGCCAAATGATCCTAAAGAATAA
- the LOC104229036 gene encoding uncharacterized protein, with the protein MVIPFIYFTAWPAIKSHWTYFQCLSRILEQNAYHLNFNLYVMNFQWLLVICICISSSYGQQFYDSTSCFSNISSPGTRYTCTSLNDSCQTFLIYRTNQDFTTISDVSYLFGFSPDVLLTLNNVTSSSQILEIGREVIVPIQCSCLGESFQANISYRSPTNTKFDNVACGVFEGLVKSITLLEENISKKTNISDVNYDIKAGTELLMPLKCACPVPLRGEPSINFSIHDSDSPTPDFLPTQMVEKSSKNLKLKKLYISVSAVGFFLFAATLVACGLYIRAIRKFKAEKNRSSIHKSSVTSGSTPRNSPPTTTRSSTNSCLSPDLLAGIKEDYPLAEALCLVVLAKACIEDDPLHRPSMDDIIKVLARMIKV; encoded by the exons atggTCATTCCTTTCATATACTTCACTGCTTGGCCTGCCATTAAATCTCATTGGACATATTTTCAATGCTTGAGCAGAATCCTTGAGCAGAATGCTTACCATCTAAATTTTAATTTGTATGTCATGAATTTTCAATGGCTTCTAGTAATTTGCATCTGCATTAGCTCAAGCTATGGCCAACAATTCTATGATTCAACCTCATGTTTTTCTAATATCAGTTCTCCAGGTACAAGATATACTTGTACTTCTCTAAATGATTCTTGTCAAACATTCTTGATCTATAGAACTAATCAAGATTTCACAACAATATCTGATGTTTCTTACTTGTTTGGTTTTTCTCCTGATGTACTACTCACCTTAAACAATGTCACTTCGTCGTCGCAGATTCTTGAAATTGGTAGAGAGGTAATTGTTCCAATTCAATGTTCTTGTTTAGGTGAATCCTTTCAAGCTAATATTAGCTACCGTTCACCTACAAACACAAAATTCGACAACGTTGCTTGTGGAGTTTTTGAAGGTTTAGTTAAATCCATTACActtttggaggaaaatatttcCAAGAAAACCAATATTTCTGATGTCAATTATGATATCAAAGCTGGTACAGAGTTGCTAATGCCTTTGAAATGTGCATGTCCTG TTCCCTTGAGAGGAGAACCCTCTATTAATTTCAGCATACATGATTCTGATTCTCCTACTCCTGATTTTTTACCAACACAAATGGTAGAAAAATCATCCAAAAACCTGAAACTAAAGAAACTTTACATTTCAGTGTCGGCTGTTGGTTTTTTCCTGTTTGCTGCAACTTTAGTTGCTTGTGGTTTATATATAAGGGCCATAAGGAAATTCAAGGCAGAGAAAAATCGTTCTTCGATACATAAAAGCTCTGTTACTTCAGGTTCAACACCAAGAAATTCCCCTCCAACGACTACTAGAAGTTCCACGAATTCGTGCTTATCACCTGATTTACTTGCAGGAATAAA GGAAGATTACCCTTTAGCAGAAGCATTATGTTTAGTTGTTTTAGCTAAAGCTTGTATTGAAGATGATCCTCTTCATAGGCCATCTATGGATGATATAATTAAAGTTCTTGCTAGAATG ATTAAGGTCTAA